The stretch of DNA TCGGCCCGCTCTCCACGAACACAATCATCGGCCGCGCAGTCCCGCTGTGGACCGACGAGGAAGGGAACGGCCAATTCGAATGGCGCGCCGCAACGCGGTGACGGCGCACCGAGCACACCCTCTTCACCGCACACAAGGAGCTTTCAATGCCACAGATCGGAGAGTTCACACGCACCAAGAACGGCTATACCGGCCATGTCCGCACGCTCGCAGTGAACAGCGAGATGGTGCTGATTCCGGCCGAACATTCGGATGCCGAGAATGCGCCGGACTATCGCGTCCATCTCGGCGACAGCAACGGCCCCGAGATCGGCGCCGGCTGGAAGCGCACCGGCGAAAAGGCCGGCGACTATGTCTCCGTCCAGATCGACGACCCGACGCTAGGCCAGCCGATCCGCGCCAACCTGTTTCAGTCGGGCGACGCAAAGTCCGTCTGGGGTTTGCACTGGAATCGTCCCCAGAAGCGGCCCGAGCGGGATTGAGGCGATGCTCATCTGCTCGACATCGCGGAGACGGAGTGGGGCCGCCGGGCGACGCTTGCTCGCCCGGCGTCTTCCCGCTCTTCTCCTTTCCGGCCTGCTGATCGTCGGCCCGTTCACTGGCGCCGCATATGCGCAGAACGCGCCTGCCGTGCGTCCGCAGCGCGCGCAGCCGATCGCCGACTACATCGCGGAAGCCGCGCGGCGGTTCGGCGTGCCCGTCTCCTGGATACGGGCGGTCATGGGCGCCGAAAGCGCCGGCGATACGCGCGCCGTATCGCGCAAGGGCGCGATCGGCCTGATGCAGATCATGCCCGACACGTGGTCGGAGCTGCGCGCCCGTTACGGCCTCGGTCGCGATCCTTTCGATCCGCACGACAACGTGCTGGCCGGCGCGGCGTACCTGCGCGAGATGCACGACCGCTACGGATCGGCGGGCTTCCTGGCGGCCTACAACGCCGGCCCCCAGCGGTATGAGGAATACCTCGCGGGCGTTCGCGCGCTGCCGGCCGAAACGCGCGCCTATGTCGCAGCGGTGGCGCCCCTTATTGGGACGGAACCGCTGGAAAGCAGCATTCCGATTCCGACTGCTGATCCGCTCGCGTGGAGACGCTCACCACTGTTCGTCGTGCGCGCGAACGGCAGCGCAAATGCAGGATCACCGCAAGAACAGCGTGTGCCCGGTGACGATACGATGACACCGCGAGCGCGTGACGCTGCATCGCTTTCACCGCGCTCCTCCAGCCTCTTCGTCGCGCAAGCGAGTCCGGACCCGCAGAAATGACGCGTCCGTTGCCCAATCGCGGTGTAGCGAACCCCAGCGTACAGGAGCGTGTGCAGAGGCGAGACAGCGCAACCACAACCGCACGATGGCAGGATAAAGGGGCGCGATGTGCGCGCCATGACGGTTGTGCTTTTTCAATAGGTTATATGCCGAAACCGCGAGGTGCGCCGTCCCGGCGCAGCCTGCGGCTTCGGCACTTTCTCAATGAATTCCTCGCCTTGGCGCGATGTGCGAGACCACGGCCATGAGCGCCGAAGACGGCTTCCGCATTCGGCCCGGCCGCATCCGCTCCACCCGCGCGCAGCGGGCGCGGCCCTTCATCGCGCAGGCGCTTGCCGCCGCTCAGCGGGCGGGCGGCTCCGTCTCCCGTAAGGGGACGATCGGCCCCGGCCATCGTTCGCGCTTCGGCCGGGGCCAGCGCGCGTCGGTGCAGGCCAACCGGCTCATTACTTCGCGCTCGCGCGGCGCCGTAGTGAAGGCGCGCGTCGTCCGTCACACCGCGCGCGGCGCGCCTCTTGCCACGCATCTCGGCTACCTGCAGCGCGAGGGCGTCACCCGGGATGGGGAGCGGGCGCGGCTCTTTGGTTCCGGCACCGACGAGGCCAACCCCAAGGCCTTTGCCGATCGGTGTGCGGACGACCGCCATCATTTCCGCTTCATCGTCTCGCCGGACGACGCGATCGAGATGTCCGACCTCAAGCAGTTTACGCGCGAGCTCGTCGGCCAGATGGAGAAGGATCTCGGCACCAGGCTGGACTGGGTCGCCGCCGATCACTGGAACACCGAGCATCCGCATGTCCACCTGATCGTTCGCGGCGTCCGTGACGATGGCGAGAACCTCGTCATCTCTCGCGACTATATCAAGGAAGGCATGCGCGACCGCGCGCGTGACCTCATTACCCAGGAGCTCGGCCCGCGCACGGATCACGACATCCGCACCACGCTAGAGCGCCAGATCGATGCCGAGCGATGGACGAATCTCGACCGTCAGCTCGCGCGCGATGCTCATCGGACTGGTGTGATCGACCTTGCGCCGCACGCGGACCGCCAGCCCGACGAATTCCACGCGCTGAAGGTCGGACGCCTGCGCAAGCTCGAGGCCCTTGGCCTCGCCGATCAGGTCGGGTCAGGCCAATGGGTTCTCTCTGATGGGACCGAGAAAAGTCTGCGCGAGCTCGGCGAGCGCGGCGACATTATCAAGCGGATACATCACGGTCTCGCGGAGCGCAGCCTCGAACGCAGTGCGGCGAGCTACGTGCTGGCCGGTGAAAGCCTGGACGAGCCGATCGTCGGACGCTTGCTGGCGCGAGGGCTCGACGACGAGCTGAAAGGCAGCGCCTTCGCGATCGTCGACGGCGTCGATGGCCGCACCCACCACATTAAGCTCGCTGACCTCAATGCCGCCGGAGATTCCGCGCCCGGCTCGATCGTCGAGCTGCGCCGGTTCGACGACGCCCAAGGCCGGCGGCGTGTCGCGCTTGCTGTGCGATCGGATCTTCCCCTCGAGCAGCAGATCACGGCGACGGGGGCCACCTGGCTCGACCGCCAGGCTATCGCACGCGAACCGGTGCCGCTCGGTGGCGGAGGTTTCGGCGCTGAGGTCCGTGACGCGCTTGACCTCCGCGCGGAGCATCTCATCGGCCAGGGCTTAGCCGAGCGGCAAAGCCACGGCGTCAGCTTCAGCCGCAACCTGATCGAGACACTGCGGCGTCGCGAGCTCGACGCGCTGCGTGAACGTCTAACGGTCGAGACCGGCCAAGCGGCCGTGAAGGCTGGCACCGGCGAATACGTCGCCGGCACCTATCGCCGCCGCTTCGATCTCGCCTCCGGCCGGTTCGCCATGCTCGACGATGGCCTTGGCTTCCAGCTCGTGCCGTGGTCGCCGTCCCTCGAACAGCACCTCGGCCGTCATGTCTCCGGCGTCACGCGCGGGGACGGCGGGATCGATTGGAGCTTCGGGCGCAAGCGAGGAATCGGCCTGTGACAAAGCCATTTGACAAGGAGCGCGGGTGATGTCCGCAACAAAGATTCTCTGGGGCCAGATCCTCGTCGTCGCGCTGATCATCCTCGCCAGGTCGTGGGGTGCGACCGAGTGGACCGCGTGGCGACTGGGCTTCCAGGCGCAACTCGGTGAGCCTTGGTTCACCATCCTGGGATGGCCCGTCTATTATCCGCCGTCATTCTACATGTGGTGGATCGTCTACGACGCTTACGCGCCGGCGATTTTCGTGGAAGGCGGCTACATCGCGGCGTCGGGCGGCTTCATCGCGATCGCAGTCGCAATCGCGATGTCAGTGTGGCGGGCGCGTGAAGCCAAGAACGTCGACACCTACGGCTCCGCCCGGTGGGCCCGGCACGATGAAGTGGAGGCCGCAGACCTTCTAGGCCCCGACGGCGTGGTGCTCGGCAAGCTCGGCCATGACTATCTCCGGCACGACGGCCCCGAGCACGTCCTCTGTTTTGCCCCGACCAGGAGCGGCAAAGGTGTGGGTTTGGTCATTCCCTCGCTACTCACTTGGCCCGGCAGCGCCATCGTGCACGACATCAAAGGCGAGAACTGGCAGCTCACGTCGGGATTTCGCGCCCAGCACGGACGCGTGCTGCTGTTCGATCCCACGAACGCCAAGTCATCGGGGTACAACCCGCTGCTCGAAGTGCGGCGCGGGGAATGGGAAGTCCGGGACGTCCAGAATATTGCCGACATCCTCGTCGATCCGGAAGGCTCACTAGAAAAGCGGAACCATTGGGAGAAGACCTCGCATGCGCTGCTCGTCGGCGCCATCCTCCACGTGCTCTACGCCGAGGCAGACAAGACGCTCGCCGGCGTCGCCTCCTTCCTGTCTGATCCGCGCCGCCCGATCGAGTCGACGCTCGCCGCGATGATGAAAACTCCGCATCTTGGGGAAGCTGGACCACACCCCGTCATCGCGAGCGCGGCGCGCGAGCTGCTCAACAAGTCGGACAACGAGCGCAGCGGCGTGCTGAGTACGGCCATGTCGTTTCTCGGCCTCTATCGCGATCCTGTTGTTGCCGCCGTCACGCGCCGCTGCGACTGGCGCATCACCGATGTCGTCGGGGGAGCTCGGCCGACGACGCTCTACCTCGTCGTGCCGCCGTCGGATATTGCGCGTACCAAGCCTCTGATCCGTCTAATCCTCAACCAGATCGGACGGCGCCTAACGGAAGATCTCCATGCGAAGTCGCGACGCCACCGCCTGCTTCTCATGCTCGACGAGTTCCCCGCGCTCGGCCGCCTCGACTTCTTCGAGAGCGCGCTGGCGTTCATGGCCGGCTATGGACTGAAGGCGTTCCTGATCGCCCAAAGCCTCAACCAGATCGAGAAGGCCTACGGCCCGAACAATTCGATCCTCGACAACTGTCACGTCCGAGTCTCGTTCGCCACCAACGACGAAAGAACCGCCAAGCGGGTCAGCGATGCGCTCGGCACCGCCACTGAGCTCCGCGCGATGCGCAACTATGCCGGTCACCGGCTGAGCCCCTGGCTCGGGCACCTGATGGTGTCGCGCTCCGAGACGGCCCGGCCGCTGCTTACGCCGGGCGAGATCATGCAACTCCCGCCGACGGACGAGATCGTCATGGTCGCGGGAACGCCGCCCGTGCGCGCCACGAAAGCGCGCTATTTCGAGGACCATAGATTTCAGGCGCGCATCCTTCCGCCGCCAGTGCTGAAGGCAACGGAACACCAGCAGCCGAATGACTGGACCGGCAGGCCTCTGCCACCGCCACCTTCTCAGGAGGCCACACCACCGGTGAGCCTCATGGACGGTGAAGATCCGACCGGCTCCGAGAAGCGTCGCCAGCCGGAGCTCAATCGCGTGGCGCCCATCGAGAAGAAGCCGCCGATCGACAACGAGTTTGAGATCGACCCAAACGATAACGAGCCGGACGATGCCGCTCGGCTGAGCCGCATGAACCGTCTCGTACAGCGTATTGCACGCCAAGTCTCGCTCGACCCCAACGATGGCATGGAGCTGTAGGCCCGTGCCGAATCCGAGCAAGAAGCAGCGGCTTTCCGTCTACCTTGAGCCCGCCGTGACAAAGGCGCTGGCTGAGTACGCTGCGCGCCGTGCCCAATCGCGTTCTCTCATCGCCGAGGCGGCCATTGCATCCTTCCTGTCGCCCGACGCCGTCGAGCGCCAGGAGGCAGCATTCACCAAGCGGCTCGACCAGCTGGACCGGCGCATAGCGCGCCTGGAGCGCGACCTCGGCATCGCCGTCGAGACGCTCGCGGTCTTTGTCCGCTTCTGGCTGACCACCAACCCTCCACTGCCCGAGCCCGCGCAGGCCGCTGCACGCGCCCAGGCTGGCGAACGCTACGACGCCTTCGTCGCCGCGCTCGGCCGGCGACTCGCCAAGGGCCCAAAGCTCCGCCAGGAAATCTCCGAGGATGTTCCGGCCAACGCGAGTAGCGAATAGGCGCGATCAGGCCGCTCGCAAGCCGTCATCGACTTCGCCGTCTCCCTGTATTTCTACGCCACACTACGACGACCCCATCAGGGTTGTTGCGCCCCCCATTTTCTGCCTCTTCTACTCATCCCCGATCCAGGGCCGCACGTGAGCGGTCCCGCACAGAACGGGGACGAAGTGGCAGTGTCATTCCAAGAATCCGAGGCGGTCCTTCGCGGCACACGGATGCTGCGCACGGCCCTCGGCCCGGCCATCGCCGCTTTCCTGGAAGACCTGTCGATCGTCGAGGTGATGCTCAACCCCGACGGGCGGCTCTGGATCGACCGGCTCTCGGAGGGGCTGGCCGACACGGGTGAGCGCTTGTCACCCGCAGATGGTGAGCGGATCATTCGGCTCGTCGCTCATCACGTCGGCGCCGAGGTTCACGCCGGAAGCCCCCGCGTGTCGGCGGAGCTGCCCGGAACGGGAGAGCGCTTCGAGGGCCTGCTGCCGCCGGTGGTGGCCGCCCCGGCGTTTGCGATCCGCAAACCCGCTGTCGCCGTGTTCACGCTGCAGGACTATGTGGCCGCTGCGATCATGACGGCCGACCAGGCGGAATTGCTTCGCCGCGCGGTCGCCGATCGCCGCAACATCCTTGTCGCTGGCGGAACGAGCACCGGCAAGACCACGCTCACCAACGCGCTCCTCGCTGAGGTGTCAAAATCGGCCGATCGCGTCGTCCTCATCGAGGACACACGCGAGCTTCAGTGCGCCGCGCCCAATCTTGTCGCCCTGCGCACCAAGGACGGCGTCGCCACACTGTCCGATCTGGTGCGCTCTTCTCTGCGCCTGCGGCCCGACCGCATCCCCATTGGTGAGGTGCGCGGCGCCGAGGCACTCGACCTTCTGAAAGCTTGGGGCACCGGCCATCCCGGAGGAATCGGCACCATTCACGCAGGCACCGCCATCGGTGCGCTGCGCCGCCTCGAGCAACTCATCCAGGAAGCCGTGATCACGGTCCCGCGCGCACTGATTGCCGAGACCATCGATCTCGTCGCCGTTCTGAGCGGCCGCGGCGCGTCCCGCCGTCTTGCCGAACTCGCGCGCGTCGAAGGCCTTGGACCAAGCGGCGACTACCGCATCACCCCCGCAACAGCAGGCACAGCAGGAGACCACGCATGACCTCGGCTCGACAGCCATCATTCGAGCAACGCCTATTCGCCGGCCCGATTCTCGATCGGATCGGCACCATTGGTCTGACGGCCGCAGGGTTTCTCTACGCTGCGCCAGCCTATGCCAGCGGCTCGTCCATGCCCTGGGAACAACCGCTTCAGCAGATCCTGCAATCGATCGAAGGTCCGGTGGCGAAGGTCATTGCGGTGATCATCATCATCGTCACCGGCCTAACGCTCGCCTTTGGCGACACCAGCGGCGGCTTCCGCAGGCTGGTGCAGATCGTGTTCGGCCTATCCATCGCGTTTGCCGCGAGTTCGTTCTTCCTGAGCTTCTTCAGCTTCGGCGGCGGAGCGCTGGTATGACCACGGCTGTCATCGACGGCGCCGAAGTACCTGGCTTCTCAGTGCCGGTGCATCGGGCGCTGACCGAACACATCCTCCTCGGCGGTGCGCCGCGCTCGATTGCCATCCTCAACGGTACGCTCGCCGCCGCGCTCGGACTCGGGCTGCGGCTCTGGCTCGTCGGCCTCGGCCTCTGGGCCGTTGGCCACTTCGCGGCCGTCTGGGCGGCGAAGCGCGACCCGATGTTCGTCGAGGTGACGCGCCGGCATCTGCGCATTCCGGGCTTCATGGGCGCGTGAGGCGGCCGATGATGAACCTCGCAGAATATCGCCGCACGTCCTCGCGCCTCGCCGACTTCCTGCCCTGGGCAGCGCTCGTCGGAGAGGGCGTCGTCCTCAACAAGGATGGTAGCTTCCAGCGGACGGCACGCTTTCGCGGCCCCGATCTCGACTCCGCCGTGCAGGCCGAGCTGGTAGCGGTTGCCGGCCGCCTCAACAACGCGTTCCGGCGGCTCGGGTCGGGCTGGGCGATCTTCGTGGAAGCCCAGCGCCACGGCGTCGGCGCCTATCCATCGAGCCGCTTCCCGGATGCCGCGTCTGCCCTGGTCGACGCGGAGCGCAGGGCGGACTTCGAGGAAGCGGCCGCGCATTTCGAATCGAGCTACTTCCTCACGTTCACTTACCTGCCGCCGGCCGAAGACGCCGCCCGAGCCGAGAGCTGGCTCTACGAGGGCAAGGCCGACCGCAGCGTCGATCCCTACGAGGTCCTGCGCGGCTTCATCGATCGCACCGACCGCGTTCTCCAGCTCATCGAAGCCTTCATGCCCGAATGCGCCTGGCTCGATGACGGCGAGACACTGACCTACCTGCATTCCTGCATTTCGACCAGGCGGCATCGCGTACGGGTGCCCGAGACGCCAATGTATCTCGACGCGCTGCTGGCCGACCAGCCCCTCGCGGGAGGCCTCGAGCCGCGCCTCGGCCAAGCACACCTTCGTGTCCTGACGATCGTCGGCTTTCCGAGCGCCACGACGCCGGGACTCCTCGACGATCTCAATCGGCTCGCCTTCAGCTATCGGTGGAGCACGCGCGCCATCCTGCTCGAC from Rhodoligotrophos sp. CJ14 encodes:
- a CDS encoding relaxase/mobilization nuclease domain-containing protein, with protein sequence MSAEDGFRIRPGRIRSTRAQRARPFIAQALAAAQRAGGSVSRKGTIGPGHRSRFGRGQRASVQANRLITSRSRGAVVKARVVRHTARGAPLATHLGYLQREGVTRDGERARLFGSGTDEANPKAFADRCADDRHHFRFIVSPDDAIEMSDLKQFTRELVGQMEKDLGTRLDWVAADHWNTEHPHVHLIVRGVRDDGENLVISRDYIKEGMRDRARDLITQELGPRTDHDIRTTLERQIDAERWTNLDRQLARDAHRTGVIDLAPHADRQPDEFHALKVGRLRKLEALGLADQVGSGQWVLSDGTEKSLRELGERGDIIKRIHHGLAERSLERSAASYVLAGESLDEPIVGRLLARGLDDELKGSAFAIVDGVDGRTHHIKLADLNAAGDSAPGSIVELRRFDDAQGRRRVALAVRSDLPLEQQITATGATWLDRQAIAREPVPLGGGGFGAEVRDALDLRAEHLIGQGLAERQSHGVSFSRNLIETLRRRELDALRERLTVETGQAAVKAGTGEYVAGTYRRRFDLASGRFAMLDDGLGFQLVPWSPSLEQHLGRHVSGVTRGDGGIDWSFGRKRGIGL
- a CDS encoding conjugal transfer protein TraG, whose amino-acid sequence is MSATKILWGQILVVALIILARSWGATEWTAWRLGFQAQLGEPWFTILGWPVYYPPSFYMWWIVYDAYAPAIFVEGGYIAASGGFIAIAVAIAMSVWRAREAKNVDTYGSARWARHDEVEAADLLGPDGVVLGKLGHDYLRHDGPEHVLCFAPTRSGKGVGLVIPSLLTWPGSAIVHDIKGENWQLTSGFRAQHGRVLLFDPTNAKSSGYNPLLEVRRGEWEVRDVQNIADILVDPEGSLEKRNHWEKTSHALLVGAILHVLYAEADKTLAGVASFLSDPRRPIESTLAAMMKTPHLGEAGPHPVIASAARELLNKSDNERSGVLSTAMSFLGLYRDPVVAAVTRRCDWRITDVVGGARPTTLYLVVPPSDIARTKPLIRLILNQIGRRLTEDLHAKSRRHRLLLMLDEFPALGRLDFFESALAFMAGYGLKAFLIAQSLNQIEKAYGPNNSILDNCHVRVSFATNDERTAKRVSDALGTATELRAMRNYAGHRLSPWLGHLMVSRSETARPLLTPGEIMQLPPTDEIVMVAGTPPVRATKARYFEDHRFQARILPPPVLKATEHQQPNDWTGRPLPPPPSQEATPPVSLMDGEDPTGSEKRRQPELNRVAPIEKKPPIDNEFEIDPNDNEPDDAARLSRMNRLVQRIARQVSLDPNDGMEL
- a CDS encoding CopG family transcriptional regulator → MPNPSKKQRLSVYLEPAVTKALAEYAARRAQSRSLIAEAAIASFLSPDAVERQEAAFTKRLDQLDRRIARLERDLGIAVETLAVFVRFWLTTNPPLPEPAQAAARAQAGERYDAFVAALGRRLAKGPKLRQEISEDVPANASSE
- a CDS encoding TrbC/VirB2 family protein — protein: MTSARQPSFEQRLFAGPILDRIGTIGLTAAGFLYAAPAYASGSSMPWEQPLQQILQSIEGPVAKVIAVIIIIVTGLTLAFGDTSGGFRRLVQIVFGLSIAFAASSFFLSFFSFGGGALV
- a CDS encoding lytic transglycosylase domain-containing protein, with translation MLARRLPALLLSGLLIVGPFTGAAYAQNAPAVRPQRAQPIADYIAEAARRFGVPVSWIRAVMGAESAGDTRAVSRKGAIGLMQIMPDTWSELRARYGLGRDPFDPHDNVLAGAAYLREMHDRYGSAGFLAAYNAGPQRYEEYLAGVRALPAETRAYVAAVAPLIGTEPLESSIPIPTADPLAWRRSPLFVVRANGSANAGSPQEQRVPGDDTMTPRARDAASLSPRSSSLFVAQASPDPQK
- a CDS encoding VirB3 family type IV secretion system protein, producing the protein MTTAVIDGAEVPGFSVPVHRALTEHILLGGAPRSIAILNGTLAAALGLGLRLWLVGLGLWAVGHFAAVWAAKRDPMFVEVTRRHLRIPGFMGA
- the trbB gene encoding P-type conjugative transfer ATPase TrbB, which produces MLRTALGPAIAAFLEDLSIVEVMLNPDGRLWIDRLSEGLADTGERLSPADGERIIRLVAHHVGAEVHAGSPRVSAELPGTGERFEGLLPPVVAAPAFAIRKPAVAVFTLQDYVAAAIMTADQAELLRRAVADRRNILVAGGTSTGKTTLTNALLAEVSKSADRVVLIEDTRELQCAAPNLVALRTKDGVATLSDLVRSSLRLRPDRIPIGEVRGAEALDLLKAWGTGHPGGIGTIHAGTAIGALRRLEQLIQEAVITVPRALIAETIDLVAVLSGRGASRRLAELARVEGLGPSGDYRITPATAGTAGDHA
- a CDS encoding DUF736 domain-containing protein codes for the protein MPQIGEFTRTKNGYTGHVRTLAVNSEMVLIPAEHSDAENAPDYRVHLGDSNGPEIGAGWKRTGEKAGDYVSVQIDDPTLGQPIRANLFQSGDAKSVWGLHWNRPQKRPERD